Genomic window (Arachis hypogaea cultivar Tifrunner chromosome 13, arahy.Tifrunner.gnm2.J5K5, whole genome shotgun sequence):
agaataaaaaattacctTTACTCACATTTGAACCTCTTGTTTATGATGTAGGATGAGACGAATAATGAAGTAAGACCTGATTTTGATGTCTTTTGAATGTAAGAATTTCAATCTCACTAATGGAACCCTAAGATAGCGACATTGatgaagagaagaggaagaagaagaagaaaagaagaagacacAGGGTGGAAGTGGAGAAGACAAGTGAAGAGAGGGTATGTGTTTGATCAAACTCGTTTAACATTTGTATTTTGAATCAAACGACGACGTTTTTAACAAAATGGGGCGCCAAATCAAAACGCGACATTTGGCTCTCTCCAACGTGGCAATTTCGTGACACATCAGAGCGtcggtgatgactcatcaccggAAATATATCCAGGGACTATTATAGTGCCCGGAGCTGTATTTAGAGAATTACAATGGTGCAATTGGGATCTCGGAGACCACATTGGGTAACGACCTGAATCTCAAGAATCATTATGAGAATTTACTTGAAATTTTTGGTTTAACATTCActtgaaatatatttttatataagtatataatatatacatatataggatgCGGGTTAGTTGGATAGGGTTGGGACTCAATCTACACCCTATTCGACCCGTACAAAAATCATATCCGTACCCTACTTTACCTGTTGCAAATCGAGTTAGTAACCCTATCCAACAAGATGGAGTCGAATTGAGTACCCCGGTTATCCGCATGTAAAATGCATGTTGCCAACCGTACTCTCAACAATTAAGTTTCTTATGGAAAAAAACTGAGTTTttaccaataaaaaaaaataaaaaaactatccAAAAGTAAAGGTCATCGAAATTTTGACTAAGTAAATAATAAAACGATAATAAAACCTCAAAAAGTGGACCAAAAGTAAAGGTCATCGAAATTTCAAAATCTGTGTGTTTCGGAAGCGATGAAGAAGTTGAATTTCATGGGAAAATATGCCAAGTAGCACACAACAATACAAACAACACAGAAACACACAGGAAGCTTAGgctgagagaaagagaaagagaaagagaaagagaaagagagagaaaaagggcgTGTTTGGTTGGGTTTACTTTTCCCCCCTTTTCCcccttttttcttcctcttctcctccttccttcaatccaatctaaTCCCAATTCCAATCCCTcaattaaccaaaataaaatcaAGTTTATCGCCAAACCACCGCCTTCGTGGCCCCTTTTCATTCATCGAGCTACCGTTTTGATTCTTCCCCAGATTCTTTCTTCAATTTCGCATCTTCTTGTTGCCCCCATCGGTTTTCCCCTTTCTTCCATCTTTGTTTCtaagaaagttttttttttttttccgttgacTTGGTTTCGGGATTATTGAAGCAGGGTCATTCGCAGGTATTCTTGTCAGATCATTTATTTTACCGTTTTGTGTTTTTCGTTGTGTTAATTTTGGGGTTTCTGGGTGTGGTTGCCATTTCAAATTCATAAAGGATTAGATGTTTTGTACAAAAGTGAACTTTTAATTGAGATTAGATTATTAATCACGATTGTATGTGGCACTACATAGATTTATTTTGTTTGAGCATCTTGGTGAATTGATCTTTTCCTCTTTTTTGTTTGGCAGCTATGCAGAGCCAACTTGTGTGTAATGGGTGTAGGAGCATTTTGCTTTATCCTAGAGGGGCAACCAATGTGTGTTGTGCATTGTGCAACACAATTACCTCTGTTCCTCCACCTGGTAAGCTGTGTCCTTCAAATTTCTTGATTGGAGAATTTTGTGGGCTTGATAATTTGTGTATTATCCTGCGATCTTCGTTCATTATATACAATATTATTCTCTGTATGAACAAGATTAAACTAGAAATGGACTATGCAGCCTGCGGCAAGGTTATCAAACTCCTGAATTTACTCAACAACACTTACTAGTTTCGGTTTTTATGGGTTGAATTTTACATTTTAAAGTCTATCTAGGCTTTGCGAGTTAGGTGAATTCTCGAGTTTGATAATTTTGGCCTGCTGGATTATATACTTAAATGTAGCCAGAGTCTGAATTGATGCTTTTATTGAGGACCTTTCTCTTATGCCTCTGCAGGAATGGAGATGTCTCAACTTGTTTGCGGGGGATGTAGGACACTGCTAATGTACACACGTGGAGCTACAAGCGTGAGATGTTCCTGCTGTCAAACTGTAAACCTTGCACCACCAGGTACTGTATACTTGTTTGTTTTCGGTTGTGTGAAGCGGTGCTGACTACTAAGTGCTTCAATTGGTCTAAGAAAATGAAATGAGTGTATGTCCGTAAGAGATAGTAAAAAGGGGttgattaaaagttaaaacctAAAGCTTAGTTCTTGGACCTGAGGGTATGGATGTTTCTCACCTGCAGTTTGTTGATGATACTTCATTTTGTGAAGCTTTCCCCCTAGCAAATCATAAAAATGTGTTGATATGGGAGAAAATCCCTCCCATCCCAGCAGAAGCCATTGCTTTTGATTTTTAAACACAATCAAATATCATACTGGATAAATGACTATTTTGATCCTTTATGTTTATCCTTGCTTCACATCTTTTGTTTACAATATGGAGAACAATAATATTAAATCATGAAGATATAGAATCATGACTATGTTATGACGATTCTTAGGCAATTGTAATGTCATTTATATCCAACCACTTGGTGTTGACATTTCTTTGTTAAAAAAGTACACTTTCATGATCAGTTTGTAGCCAACAATCTGGAACTATATTCATTCTATATCTAGAGATCAGTGATGAGGGCCTTATGTGCACAAAGCCATGCTTAATGCTTATGCTACAAGATGTTGGCTGTTTTTGAGGTGTTGGTTCATTTGGTTGTGTTTCGCTCACCTTATGTAATAACCTATGCTTTTTATCTGGTTGAAGGTTGTTTGTTGTTTACTGACTGACtgcttttgatcttgttgtttgcATTAAAAAGCACCCAGTCAAGTCGCCCACGTGCATTGTGGGAACTGCCGGACAACACTCATGTATCCTTACGGAGCTCCTTCTGTCAAATGTGCACTTTGCCAATATGTTACCAATGTCAATGTAAGTATACATTTAAAGTGTTAGTTAATATGTGGATTGATTATATATTCTCATAAATGCTTAAATatgccaaaaaaataaaattcaagttCATTTTCCATTATTGTTGCTTCATTTAAATGTAAATTTTGATAAATTCCTgaaatcattttaattttcttcttttaaataaTTGGTTTCTTTGATATGCATGCCACTAACTTTTTCTCAGTAATTGATTGGATCTCAAAATGGAATTCTAAAACCCACTCATATGGAGTAGGGTAACTACAATGTTGTGTAACATCCCTATCTTTTTATAGATGAACAATGGAAGGCTTCCAATCCCAGTCCATAGACCTAATGGAACAACCAACTATGGGACAGTACCCTCTACTTCAACAGtatgtttttaaatttaaatatatagaaATATAGTGATTATGAAAcgttatggtgaattgatgatTTTCTATTGTGGTATCATGAATATGTATATGGTTCTATTTCACTTCCTGCAGTCGATGCCCCAATCTCAGACCCAGACCGTTGTGATAGAGAATCCCATGACTGTTGATTCAAATGGAAAATTGGTAATTGTCGTCTATTTTCAGTTTCTTTTTTTGTTCGTTTGCATATATGTTTTTTTGGTAACTAAAGCCAGCAAGACTGACTGACATGAAATTTGACATGTTGCAGGTTAGCAATGTTGTTGTTGGGGTTACAACAGATAAAAAATAATGGAATCAGATTTAGAAGCATAGTGTACAACAAATTATCACAGTGCTGTCATAGGAAgatgttttttcttctttttcttgtgtaTAATGATGTTGCAGCCTGCAATGATTTCAATTAAAATGAATCTTTTGTCCAATGCCAGAGTTGGAGGGTATCATATCATATATGCATGTATATGAATTGAGGAGGACAAGTCGTGTAAAGGGGCATTAATATGTGTGTGATTGCCAAATCTATTGGTTCATTCAGATTCTATCTCTTGACTTACAATCCTGGACTAGCATATGCTCTTTTTGGTCttctttcttatatttatttcatGGATTGTGAAGCTTGTGCTTTTCATGATGACATGTTAAGAACAATTTGTTGAGATTTATTTGATATGAATATGATGTACACACTGATGATGAGGTGGCTTATGTGAAATAGATTTTTACCAATCATTTGAAATGTCTGGGATAATACCAATAATGGTGCTGCAGTGAATATCATGCATTAATGCTACTCCAGaactaaaaagtttcttgaataaatgaccatttgtacccatgagagatgaaaacgctgacatttgtacccatgaaatctCGAAACTAATCTTGTACCCATGATAGATGTTGTTCGTCTGACAAAAGTACCCTGGCTTGGATCTGAGCTTGGTTCGTGAGTTTCCGAACCTACGTGGCATTCCCACCCACCCCCCAAGCCATATCTGAGCCAACCATTCACCATcatcattttcatcttcttcaccaTCATCCCCATCCATCACTGTCTCTTCCCAGCTACCATAACCTCCATCACCATCACCTCAGTACCGCCACGGCCACCTTCCTTCACCACAACCTCCGGCGACAACCCACACCGCCGCgcccctttctcttctttttccccTCTTCTCACCTCCACTGAGCCCAGAAACCATAGCGCCAGCTCCTCCTCTCCACCAAAGCCCAGAGCGGCAGCGGCCACTTTCTCCATTCCTGGGTCTCCTCTCGTCTGCCACCAAACAACCGCGACACCCAACCTTCTCCGCAGCGTCCTTACGGCGTTCCAACCCGTCACCACTCCCCTGTCCGAACTTTAGCTCCGCCAACCATCACCGCAACCCTATTCCCTTTTCTCCCCTTTGCGTGTTCTCTGTCTTCCTCAGCCACACCAACGAACCGGCCACCTTCTCCTCCCTCTCTCTCACTGGCCGAACCGCCGCGCCGTCGACGAGCCACAGCGACACCGACGATGAGCCCCtttccccctttcttcttccttctctgtcATCTCGTCTCACCATCGCAAACCAGTCTAGCACTGTCGCGATTCCAGCCCCGTTTCCCGTTCTCCCATAGAACGACCAGAACAGGGTGCAGCCCCTGTGTCTTCCATCCCCTCCGTTTTCTCCTGTTTCATGGCTGCGTTCACTCTCCGCTCCTGCAATTGAAGCAGTGCCACTACCAGGCCGCCACTTCTGCCCCGGCCAATTTAGCCATCATCTTCCCTTCACCTGTTCATTCTTTGCTTCCCAGGTTTCCATTTTCATTTGTTGAGTTCTGTTTCTTTCATTGTATTGCTTTTAGCTCATTTTGCTTAATTTGGTTAGTTAGAAATGTATGTTAGTTGCTTAGGTTGTTAGATAATCTGAGTtggatagtggatttaggtttgttttgattcatgctACTGTTTGAAAATTTTGCTATTTTGATTCATGCCGCTGTTTAAAAATTTTGGCTTGTTTGATGCTGCTGGGAGCTTTGGGGGGGAGGGGGTGGGAGTGCCACGTAGAGGCCGACGGTGATGGTTGGCGGAGCTAGGGTTGGGACAGGGGAGTGGTGACGGGTTGGAACGCCGTAAGGACGCTGCGGAGAAGGTTGGGTGTCGCGGCTGTTTGGTGGCAGACGAGAGGAGACCCAGGAATGGAGAAGGTGGCCGCTGCCGCTCTGGGCTTTGGTGGAGAGGAGGAGCTGGCGCTGTGGTTTCTGGGCTCAGCGGAGGTGAGAAGAggggaaaaagaagagaaaggggcGCGGCGGTGTGGGCTGTCGCCGGAGGTTATGGTGAAGGGAGGTGGCTGTGGCGGTGCTGAGGTGATGGTGATGGAGGTTATGGTGGCTGGGAAGAGACAGTGATGGATGGGGATgatggtgaagaagatgaagatgatgatggtgaatggTTGGCTCAGATATGGCTTGGGGGGTGGGAGTGCCACGTAGGTTCGGAAACTCACGAACCAAGCTCAAATCTAAGTCGGGGTACTTTTGTCAGACGGACAGCATCTATCATAGATACAAGATTAGTTTCGAGCTTTCATGAATACAAATGTCAGTCTTTTCAtctctcatgggtacaaatggtcatttattcaaaGTTTCTTAAATGAAAAGGTTAAAGGGAAAAAGTAGCAAAAACGTATCTCAGAAAGTATATAAAATTTCTCTTAAGCATATTGAAGCAACAAAGATGCACTTTTTCTAATATTGATAGTCACTTTCTCTGTTGGCAATCTGGTTGCCTTGGGTTAAAAATTTGTACATATCAAGCAATCGGAACGTGAATATTCCAATTTTGCTTTGAAACAAGAATCTAAACTGTAAACCCGGGTTTGATTAAAACTTGGGGTAAAAGATTACAATAAAGTTACACGGCCAAGTAATTTTACCACTAAGTCCCAACCAAGTCAGATACGTGCATTTCTTCTTTTAAACGTGGTCGTCGTCGTCGTTTTCAACAACTACTTCGAGCTTCTTCTGCGCACTTCTTCAACGACATCGTCTTTTTCTcttgtttgatttcttttttttattttccttcccATCCTCTTTCATTATTATCATTGTCAttatcatcttcttttcttatatatattcaCAAAACCATAACACAAATTTTGGTGCACaacacaaatttttaaaagacCACATGACTAGAATTTTGGCACTCAACTAACAAAATACGCACAACACAGAAAATTTGATACACATCACAAATTTTGGTGCGCGGTACAAATTTCTGAAGAGCTAAATGGCTAAAACATTGAGACCCAACCAACAAAATACATATAACGTAAAAATTTTGGTGCACAATACAAAATTTTTTGGTGAGTTCTATCCAACCCTCTCTATTTCAACATGTAAATTACCCCCTCGTGACATGGTATGTTTTAATTGGATGCttagttttagtttgagttaATTTAACTCAATAAGAGTTAATATGTTAACTAAAGTaggataattttataattaaatatttttataagagggataaatatataatttctataaacattaaaaagtaaagttatatttttatcaacCATCCCCATTCAGAGTTCAGAGCTTGAGCTTCAATGGCTACGAAGAAGCAGAACGATGATAACACCAAGAAGGCAGGCTTTACTCACTAGTGCCCCCCAGTCCCCAACCTTTGTTCTCACCGTCGAAGAAGCCGTACGCTCGCCGTCGTTCTCACCCTCAAGCAGCCGACTCGCTTTCGCCCTTCCCTCAACTCCCCTTTTCTAGCAAAACAGTTCTGGAACTGCCCTCCTGAGATTTTTTTTAGATAACTtatttttcatgaatttgattttcCTGAATTATGATACAGTTCTGAATTTATTTGTTATTGATTTAATATTGTTTAGAAATTTTGTTATTGATTTGATATTGTTCTgaaaattttcatgattttttgttTCTTCAATCTGATATAGTTCTAAAATCTGAGATAGTGAGCGTGGTCAGAGAAATTCTTAACTATACCGAGAGCAAATCTCTCTCATGCTCTAAGCCAATCTGTTAACCATAACTCAAGAGCCGTCAGCCAATGCTAACCTTGTATTAGTTAGATAGTTTCAAGGGTTGGCTTCATGTTAAACTGATTCATGAAATACTTACTTAATTTCTTGTGTAAGATAATGGCAAGTCAGTGACTGACTTGAAGGCGGAGGCCTCTCTTGAAGATGGGAACCAAGTTCATTGTGTAGATGAGTTCCCTGATAATCCTTTCCTGTGATGTGTTGGGAATGTTACTGGTTTCGAAGATGGTAACATGGAGGTGAATTGGGCTAATGGTTTCACAACGAAGGTATGTCCTACAATTATCTGTATTCATATGCTTTAATTTAATGAGTAAGCTagcaaattattatttatttattttctcaacagGTTGCACCTTATGAAGTTTTTCGAATTGAAAAACATGAAGGTTCATCTGTTATCTCCATTCCTCATGAAACTAATGTTGACAAGTTACCTCAAGAGATGATTGAACATAGAAGTCTACCCTCTGACATCATTGTGTGGGAGGATGATTTGGGGGAAGAATGAAAGactgaatttttaatattttagtaaattatatAATCACCCACTTTGGGTTATAATTTAATTTCCAATAGTTTAACCATAGTTAACATAACAACCAATTAAAAGATGACATGTCATAGAAGGTAAATTACATGTTATTATAAAAAGGGTAGGCTAGAatttaccaaatttttttatgcacataaatttttgaaagacaaCAATTGATTTACCCAACTAAAAATATATTCGCATAAAAAATTTATGTACTATGTGCAAAAATTTTatgctatatcaataaatttgtgCTATATGCAAACATTTTTGTGTTATATCAATAAGTTTCTGTGCTCTCCAACAAAAATTTATGTGATGAAAAAGTACAGAGAAGAAAAAGGCGGTAATGCATGcacacattttttttttgttagacttGGTTACAAAAACACTTGTATGACCGAAGAAATTAAGTGAACCAACAATTAtgtcaaaacttgggcaaagattcaaaagaaaaattttctttttagggGGCGGAATGTGTTCGGTTCATACTTGCTAGCAAGATGCGTATAAAACATTTTATCTGCACAGGCAGTGGAAATCACATTACACAGGATACCATATATACAAATGGAGATTCCACTTTTTAGCAAATGGAAAGGTTACACTATGAAAGAGCAGAAGAGATGGATGCCTTATCACCATGAGAAGAATTCTTATGTTTACCGTATCTGTTCTTCAATGTCTTAACTTTACTCTCtccaattttttgttttctaaccGATCCTTCATTGGCACTACACATCTTAAACCCAAGCAACATTGGCATATTTCCCCAAGAGCTAGTGCTAGAAGTAGAATTCTTTACACCACTCAATTTCTCAATCTCCTTCCTCATGTTTGAACATTCCTTCTCAAGCTCACACACCCTCATCCTCATGCTGTCCATTCCCACTTTTAGAATCTGATTTTCCCTTGCAGCTGTTGCCCCACTTCTTAGTAAGTATCTGGACCCTTCAAGATTATCTGAAACCATGAAGCAACCAGCGATTGAAGTCCTAAGTTGGAGTTGCTCAAAGAACAGGACTTGAACTATAACTCTCAAGGGTAGCCTCTCATTCTGTGCAGCATGTGTGCATGCTTCTAACGACAGCTTCTGACAATCCATCACCCTGCATAATTGCTCTCTCTCAGATTCTGTCAACCATGGGTGATTCTGCATTTTTTTAATGGTATCAACATTAAGTCAGTCCAGTATACAGGTGTTTTACCAGTTGGATTCAAAACAGCACCATTTTGCATGTTCCAGGAAGATTCATAGCTGCTCATACTCATAtataatgattaaaaattatataaagtatgagaACGAGCGGCTATAAGTGTTCCTATAGACAAGTTAAATACTCTTTAGGAGTATGCAAATTTAAGTTATTATTCATGGTATATATACAATTAAGTTATTACCTTCAAATACATGTCTATAGCGCGGTATAGACCATCATCCAAAGGCCTGGCAAACTCTGGAACTGCTGCAGCAAGGGCTTGGAACTTGGGAAGTTTCAGGTTGACGTCCGGGGCAATCTCTACGAGGTAACCATCAATCAGCTTGGCTACCATGGTGATTGGTGTTTGTGATGGTGAGCCAATCAAATGGCTGCTGTCAGTCGAACACAGAGAAGCACCACCTGCCACCTGATCCATGTCAAGGAAGTGTTCAAGTACTCTTTGCACACAGTCAACATTGTAAAGTGTCTCATCTGAACATGTGAAATTGGGCATCAAGAGATCTTCTGCATTAGCCTCATCAAGCTGCATCCCGATCCTCTTCTCCAAACTTGATATGCAAGAGGGGCTAAGCTGGAGTATCATGGCAAGGCGAAGTAGACCAAGCAAGAATTTGGTTGGAACAAGACCTCTTTGCAATGGAAGTAACTTATCAACATCTTCCAGCAAAATCTTCTGCTCTTCTTCAGATAATGGTGTCAAATGGTTACTAGACTCATCAGATACCTTGTGACGATTGAAACCTGGCAGAAACTTTTCTGCATAGACAACAAGAGAACCAGCAATGATCTTGTGGCTAATGCCGTGAGATTCCATTACTGCTATAAGCCTCATATAAAGAGGTAAACTCAGAGTTGTTAAATCTCCATACCACCAATCTGAACTTGAGATGTTTGGTTTTGCACCAATACTTATTCCATTCCACAAAACACTACCGCCAGGGCTCTGCATTGACCACAAACCCTGCTCCACTATTGGCCACCCAAAGAGGTTTG
Coding sequences:
- the LOC112792145 gene encoding protein LSD1, coding for MQSQLVCNGCRSILLYPRGATNVCCALCNTITSVPPPGMEMSQLVCGGCRTLLMYTRGATSVRCSCCQTVNLAPPAPSQVAHVHCGNCRTTLMYPYGAPSVKCALCQYVTNVNMNNGRLPIPVHRPNGTTNYGTVPSTSTSMPQSQTQTVVIENPMTVDSNGKLVSNVVVGVTTDKK
- the LOC112792146 gene encoding BTB/POZ domain-containing protein At1g30440, yielding MACMKLGSRADVFQRQGQAWFCRTGLPSDIVVEVGDISFHLHKFPLLSRSGVLARLIAEAPKEREECVIELPDIPGGSKTFELVAKFCYNVKFELTASNIVHLRCAAEHLQMTEEYGDANLISQTETFLNQVVLRSWKDTLKALQTCDGDVLPYAEELHIVKSCIESLSEKASSGPNLFGWPIVEQGLWSMQSPGGSVLWNGISIGAKPNISSSDWWYGDLTTLSLPLYMRLIAVMESHGISHKIIAGSLVVYAEKFLPGFNRHKVSDESSNHLTPLSEEEQKILLEDVDKLLPLQRGLVPTKFLLGLLRLAMILQLSPSCISSLEKRIGMQLDEANAEDLLMPNFTCSDETLYNVDCVQRVLEHFLDMDQVAGGASLCSTDSSHLIGSPSQTPITMVAKLIDGYLVEIAPDVNLKLPKFQALAAAVPEFARPLDDGLYRAIDMYLKNHPWLTESEREQLCRVMDCQKLSLEACTHAAQNERLPLRVIVQVLFFEQLQLRTSIAGCFMVSDNLEGSRYLLRSGATAARENQILKVGMDSMRMRVCELEKECSNMRKEIEKLSGVKNSTSSTSSWGNMPMLLGFKMCSANEGSVRKQKIGESKVKTLKNRYGKHKNSSHGDKASISSALS